GTCCCGCTCACACCGCCCGCGACGGCGATCGGAAAGAACACCGCCGACTGCCTGCGCTCCGGCATCGTGTTCGGGTACGTCGGCCTCGTCGAAGGTCTTCTCGCGCGCCTCGTCGCCGAGCTTCCCGCGAAACCGACCGTGATCGCGACCGGCGGCCTCGCCTCGACGATCGCGCCGCTCGCGAAGGGCATCGAGAAGGTCGACGAGGACCTCACGCTCGAAGGGCTGCGTCTCCTCTACGAGCTGAACGCGTGATGGAAGCGCTGCGCGGTCGCTTCATCGTGCTCGGCGTCACCGGCTCGATCGCCGCGTACAAGTCGGTCGAGCTCGCGCGCCGCCTGACGCAGGCAGGCGCGACGGTTCAGGTCGTCATGTCGCGATCCGCCGCCGAGTTCGTGCGGCCACTCACGTTCCAGGCCCTCACGTACCGCCCGGTCGAGATGGAGATGTTCCAGATCCAGGACGAGCGGGCGGCGGGGCACGTCGCGATGGGCCGCCAGGCCGACGTCGTGGTGGTCGCGCCCGCTACGGCGCACGTCCTCGCCCGTCTCGCGAACGGCTTCTCCGACGACCTCATCGCGACGACCGTACTCGCGACGGATGCGCCCATCGTCCTCGCGCCCGCGATGGAGACCCACATGTGGCAGAACGCCGCGACCCAGGCGAACGTCGCCACGCTGCGCGCGCGCGGCGCGCGCATCGTCGAACCGGAGTCGGGTCCGCTCGCGTCCGGTGATGTCGGTCCCGGCCGTCTCGCGTCGCTCGAGCGCATCGAGGCCGCCATCGCGGAGGCGCTCACGAGCTCGCAGTCGCTCGCCGGTCGCCGGATCGTCGTGACCGCGGGCCCGACCCTCGAGCCCATCGATCCGGTGCGCTTCGTCTCGAATCGCTCGAGCGGGAAGATGGGCTACGCGATCGCGGCAGCGGCGTCCGACGCCGGCGCGGAGGTCTTCCTCGTGTCGGGACCGACGGCGCTGCGCGCGCCGGTGGGAACGCAGCTCGTTCCGATCGAGACCGCGGAGGAGATGCGCGATGCGGTGCTGGGCCTGCTCCCGAACGCCGATGCCGTGGTCATGGCCGCGGCGGTCGCGGACTACCGGCCGATCGAGACGATGGAGCGAAAGATCAAGAAGCGGGACGCGGGCCGGGAGCTGAGCCTGCGGATGACGGAGAACCCCGACATCCTGAAGGCGATCGTTAGCGCCCGCCGTCCCGGCGCGGTCGTCGTCGGCTTCAAGGCGGAGACCGGCGACGCGACCGCGGAGGCCGGACGCATGCTGCGCGAGAAGAAACTCGACCTCGTCGTCGCGAACGACGTGAGCGAAGCGGGATCGGTCTTCGGGTCTGACACCGACCGCGTGACCTTCGTGAGCGCCGACGGTGTCGAGGCTCTGCCGCTGCTCGCGAAGACCGAGGTCGCGCGCCGGCTCATCGCGAAGCTCGCCGAGCGGCTCGCGCGTTAGGGGCGCACCGCCTGCGGGAAATCGAAGACGCGGTCGGGGTCGTACTTCGCCTTGACCTGCCTCAGGCGCGCGTAATTCGCGCCCCAGTACGCGTCTTCCCAGTCGGTCAGGTCGGCGTCCGCGTAATTGACGTATGCGCCACGACCGATGAGCGGACGTGCGGCCGCGTAGAGATCGCGCAGCCACGTCTGCATGTCGTCCGCGACCGACGCGGGCCCCGCGGCGTTCCAGCTTGCGATGAGCTGAGCGACGACGAACGCGTCGCGGTGCGCGAAGGCTGTCGCCGGGGGCGCGACGCGTGACACAGCACCGCCGAGCGAATCGAGCAGCACCGCGCCGCCTCCGACGCCCTGTCGTCCCGCGATCGACTCGATCGCGCCGACGAGCGCGGCGATCGCGGCATCGGACGGCGGCTTCTGAGCGACCGCGGACTTCGCGACATACGTCTCACGTCCCAGGACCGCCGCGGGCGTGGCTCCGACGAGATGACACTGCTCGATCGAGCGTCCCAGGCAGCCCGCCTCGAGGAGCATGACCTCGCGGTAGGTGCGCACGCCCTGCTCGCGGTAGATCGGCAGACCTGCGCCCGCGACGAGCGTGTCGAAGCGCGACGCGAGATCCGCCGCGGTGCCGGTGAGCACAGCGTGCATCGTGACCTCAGGTCCCTGCGCTCCGGTCTGGAGATGCAGCGTGGACCAGAGCGCGTCGGGCGCGCGCGACATCCACGCCTGCCATGCCGAGACGACCGCCGCCGCGCGCGACCACGGCCAGGACAGGAATCCGATCGCGAGGGCCGTGGCTGGGTGCGTGCGCAGGGTCAGCGACGTGACGACGCCGAAGCTGCCACCGCCTCCGCCGCGCAGGGCCCAGAAGAGGTCGGCGTCGCGCGTTTCATCGCAATCGCGTACCTGGCCATCCGCGGTAACGACCTGTGCCGCGATGAGGTCGTCGCAGGTGAGGCCCCAGGCGCGCGAGAGCACACCGAGGCCGCCGCCCAGCGTGAGTCCGGTGATGCCGACGGTGGGGCAGCTACCGGCCGCGATGCCTTGTCCGCGCGCCGCGACGGCGTCGTAGACGTCGATGAGGCGCGCGCCCGCGCCGACGATCACGCGCCCGTTCTGCACATCGATCCCCGACATGCGACCGACGTCGATCACGAGACCGGTGCCGGTCGACCAGCCGCCGTAGCTGTGGCCGCCACTCCGCAGCGCGATCGGGACGTGGTACGCGCGAGCGAAGCGGACGCATTCCCGAACGTCGTCTGCGCTCGCGCAGCGCGCGATCGCCTGTGGGCGCACGCCGTCGAAGCGCGTGTTGTAGAGAATGCGCGCCGCGTCGTATGTCGGATCGCTGGATCTCACGAGTCCATCGCGCAGCGCGGTGCGCAGCGCTTCCCAGTCGGGAGCGGCGATGGTCGGAGCAGGCGACGGCGTCGCCGGTACGGCCGTGGCGGTCGCGGAAGAGGAGGTCGACGGCGATGCCGACGGCGACGATGTGACGTCGCCTCTTACGCAACCCGTCGCGATCGCGGTCCCGCTGACCGCGAGTCCGCGGAGGAACGCGCGCCGTCGCATCACGCTCGCACCCAGTCGACCTCGGTGTACAGGAGACGCCATCCGAGCTCCTCGAGGTTGTGCGCGGAGGCCGGATTCTGGGTCTGACCGAAAAAGAGCCGCAGGCCGCGCTCCCACCCGGCATGCATGCGGTGGGCGATCATCGCGGTCTGGATCCCGCGTCCGCGGAACTCGCGCAGGACACTCCCGTTCCCGAGTCCACCGACGGGCCGCACGTCGAACAGCATCCCCGTGGCTGCCGGCACGCCGTCGATGCGACCGAGATACGCGCTCAGCGACCGGCCGTGCGCGCGCCGCTTCACGAGCGCCTCGACGATGTCGCGGAAGTGCGGGCCGCGGTCTTTGAAGCTCGAATACGCGATACGGGCGTACTCCGCGGCGTCTTCGGCGCGCACGCGCTCCACGGTGAGGTCCTCGACCTGACGCGCACGCGGCAAAGAGCGACGGTCGTAGCAGTAGATGTGCTCGTCGGTGCCTTCCTCTGGCTCGTAACCGCGGCGCTCCAGCAGACGGAGCGCGGCACGCGGCGTCGGTCCCTGCGCGACCGCGATGCGCGTGGGACGGCCCGCGTCCGCGAAACGGCGCTCGAGCCGGTCGAGTACCGCCGCCGTCGCCTCGGACATCGTGCCGAAGCCGAGCGCGCGGTTGAGGAAGCCGTTGTCGGTCGACTTCATCGTCCAGCTCACCAGCCCACCCGCGTGACTGACGCGGACGCCGCTCTGTTTCGCGGCGCGCGGATCCGCGAGGAGGTAGCTCGTGATCTCCACGCCCTCCGTCCGCTGCATCAGCGCCGCAAGCTCGCCCAGCCGCATCGGCGGACTCTACCGATGCTCCGTGCGCGACGCTGCGGACGTACCGCATGAGGCGCTCGCAGCGTTCGCGCGAGGACAGTGCGCAAGGCCGCACTGGACCAACGTGGTTGGGATCAGAAGGGAGGCCTCGACATGGATGCGGAACACAAGTTGGCAGCGAGCGATGACGCACAGTCCCGCTCGCGCCGCTCCCGCCGGATCCACGCGTTTCTGGGCGCGTGGGCCAAGCGCCATTGGCCCGAGCGCGTGACCCGTTTCCCGAAGCGCTAGCCTCCGCGAGTACCGATCAACTGGGTCACCTTCGATTGCTACGGCACGCTCATCGACTGGGAGCGCGGCATGACCGACGCGCTCATCCCTCTGCTGCCTGCGCCGATAGATCGCGACGAGCTCGCACGTCGCTACATCGAGACCGAGGCCGAGGCCGAGGCCGAGTCGTATCGCACCTACCGCGATATCCTCGACATGGCAGGTCGTCGGGTGCTGAGCACGTTCGGCGTCGACGCGCCCTCGCCACTGCCCGCTTCACTCCCGCGTTGGCGGCCGTTCGCCGAGGTGCCCGCCGCGCTCGCCGAGCTGCGGCGTCGCGGCCGGAGGATCGCCATCCTGTCCAACGTCGATCGCGACCTGATCGCGTCGTCGATCGAGCAGCTCGAACTCGAGCCCGACCTCGTCGTGACCGCACAGGACGCGGGCAGCTACAAGCCGGCGCCCGGACACTGGCGGGTCTTCCGCGAGCGCAGCGGTGCCGCGATCGAGGCGACGATCCACGTCGGAGCAAGCCAGTTCCACGACATGCGGCCGGGCGCCGCCCTCGGCTACCGCACGGTGTTCGTCGACCGGCACGGCGAGAAGCTGACCACGTCGCCGACGCGGGTCATCCACGACCTAATGGCTCTCCCAGACGTCATCGACGCACTGGAATGAAACCTGCGAGGTACTCCGCCGCGCTACGATTGCGGTGACGCCGGGACCGGCTTAGCCGGCCTGGACGGAGGTTCACATGGACATCGCGAAGAAGGTCACGATCCCAGACGTCGTCGCCATGAAGCGCGACGGCAAGCGCATCACGATGATGACCGCTTACGACGCCGCGTTCGCGCGGCTTGTCGAAGCAGCGGGCATCGACATCATCCTCGTCGGCGATTCACTCGGGATGGTCGTGCTCGGGTACCCCAACACCGTGCCGGTCACGATGGACGACATGGTCCGGCACGCCGCCGCCGTATCGCGCGGCGCGTCGCGGCCGCTGCTCATCGGCGACATGCCCTTCGGCTCGTACCAGACGGGTCCGGCCGATGCGCTCCGCAACGCCGCGCGCTTCC
This portion of the Candidatus Limnocylindria bacterium genome encodes:
- a CDS encoding FAD-binding oxidoreductase, which encodes MRRRAFLRGLAVSGTAIATGCVRGDVTSSPSASPSTSSSATATAVPATPSPAPTIAAPDWEALRTALRDGLVRSSDPTYDAARILYNTRFDGVRPQAIARCASADDVRECVRFARAYHVPIALRSGGHSYGGWSTGTGLVIDVGRMSGIDVQNGRVIVGAGARLIDVYDAVAARGQGIAAGSCPTVGITGLTLGGGLGVLSRAWGLTCDDLIAAQVVTADGQVRDCDETRDADLFWALRGGGGGSFGVVTSLTLRTHPATALAIGFLSWPWSRAAAVVSAWQAWMSRAPDALWSTLHLQTGAQGPEVTMHAVLTGTAADLASRFDTLVAGAGLPIYREQGVRTYREVMLLEAGCLGRSIEQCHLVGATPAAVLGRETYVAKSAVAQKPPSDAAIAALVGAIESIAGRQGVGGGAVLLDSLGGAVSRVAPPATAFAHRDAFVVAQLIASWNAAGPASVADDMQTWLRDLYAAARPLIGRGAYVNYADADLTDWEDAYWGANYARLRQVKAKYDPDRVFDFPQAVRP
- a CDS encoding GNAT family N-acetyltransferase, translated to MRLGELAALMQRTEGVEITSYLLADPRAAKQSGVRVSHAGGLVSWTMKSTDNGFLNRALGFGTMSEATAAVLDRLERRFADAGRPTRIAVAQGPTPRAALRLLERRGYEPEEGTDEHIYCYDRRSLPRARQVEDLTVERVRAEDAAEYARIAYSSFKDRGPHFRDIVEALVKRRAHGRSLSAYLGRIDGVPAATGMLFDVRPVGGLGNGSVLREFRGRGIQTAMIAHRMHAGWERGLRLFFGQTQNPASAHNLEELGWRLLYTEVDWVRA
- a CDS encoding HAD-IA family hydrolase, yielding MNWVTFDCYGTLIDWERGMTDALIPLLPAPIDRDELARRYIETEAEAEAESYRTYRDILDMAGRRVLSTFGVDAPSPLPASLPRWRPFAEVPAALAELRRRGRRIAILSNVDRDLIASSIEQLELEPDLVVTAQDAGSYKPAPGHWRVFRERSGAAIEATIHVGASQFHDMRPGAALGYRTVFVDRHGEKLTTSPTRVIHDLMALPDVIDALE
- the coaBC gene encoding bifunctional phosphopantothenoylcysteine decarboxylase/phosphopantothenate--cysteine ligase CoaBC; its protein translation is MEALRGRFIVLGVTGSIAAYKSVELARRLTQAGATVQVVMSRSAAEFVRPLTFQALTYRPVEMEMFQIQDERAAGHVAMGRQADVVVVAPATAHVLARLANGFSDDLIATTVLATDAPIVLAPAMETHMWQNAATQANVATLRARGARIVEPESGPLASGDVGPGRLASLERIEAAIAEALTSSQSLAGRRIVVTAGPTLEPIDPVRFVSNRSSGKMGYAIAAAASDAGAEVFLVSGPTALRAPVGTQLVPIETAEEMRDAVLGLLPNADAVVMAAAVADYRPIETMERKIKKRDAGRELSLRMTENPDILKAIVSARRPGAVVVGFKAETGDATAEAGRMLREKKLDLVVANDVSEAGSVFGSDTDRVTFVSADGVEALPLLAKTEVARRLIAKLAERLAR